CTGATAACGCCTCAAACTACGTCAAGGCTGGAAAACTTCTTGAAGCAAAACGCCCACATCTCTTTTGGACTCCATGTGCTGCGCATTGTCTTGATTTGATGCTGGAGGACATTGGAAAGATAGCTGCGGTGAAGACTGCAATGAAGAAGTGCATGTTTATTAATGCGTACATCTACTGCCGTGTTTCTCTTGTGAACATGATGAGGAGGTTCACAGATCAGAGGAACTTGCATCGACCGGCTGTAACGAGATTCGCCACTTCCTTCATCACCATGACCCAGTTTCACCTTCAGCAAGCTAATTTGAAGAAGATGGTGACTTCAGAGGAATGGGAAAAATCAAAATGGCCCAAGGAAGCAGGAGCAAGGAAGCTGAAGCAGTATATCCTTCAAGAAGGGTTCTGGAGAAACATAGCTTATGCTCTGAAGCTAACTTCTCCATTGGTGAAGGTGCTACGGATGGTTGATGGCGAGAAGAAACCACCAATGGGGTACATTTATGCTGCTATGGATAGAGCAAAAGAAACTATTGCTAAGAGTTTCAAGTTGAAGAAGGTGAAGTATGAGAAGGTTTTTGAGATGATTGACAGACGCTGGGACTGTCAGCTACATCAACCACTTCACGCAGCAGGTTATTTCCTCAATCCAGCTGTTCATTATGCTCATCCTGCGGATGTTTGTTGTGAGGAAGTGGAGCGTGGATTGTATAGCTGCATCACAAAGCTGGTCCGAGATCCTATTGTGCAAGACAAGATCATGGTGGAGCTTGAAGTTTTTAAGAATGCAAGTGGGCTCTTTGGTCTTCCCATGGCGATTAGGCAAAGAGAGATTAAGTCACCGGGTAACAANNNNNNNNNNNNNNNNNNNNNNNNNNNNNNNNNNNNNNNNNNNNNNNNNNNNNNNNNNNNNNNNNNNNNNNNNNNNNNNNNNNNNNNNNNNNNNNNNNNNNNNNNNNNNNNNNNNNNNNNNNNNNNNNNNNNNNNNNNNNNNNNNNNNNNNNNNNNNNNNNNNNNNNNNNNNNNNNNNNNNNNNNNNNNNNNNNNNNNNNNNNNNNNNNNNNNNNNNNNNNNNNNNNNNNNNNNNNNNNNNNNNNNNNNNNNNNNNNNNNNNNNNNNNNNNNNNNNNNNNNNNNNNNNNNNNNNNNNNNNNNNNNNNNNNNNNNNNNNNNNNNNNNNNNNNNNNNNNNNNNNNNNNNNNNNNNNNNNNNNNNNNNNNNNNNNNNNNNNNNNNNNNNNNNNNNNNNNNNNNNNNNNNNNNNNNNNNNNNNNNNNNNNNNNNNNNNNNNNNNNNNNNNNNNNNNNNNNNNNNNNNNNNNNNNNNNNNNNNNNNNNNNNNNNNNNNNNNNNNNNNNNNNNNNNNNNNNNNNNNNNNNNNNNNNNNNNNNNNNNNNNNNNNNNNNNNNNNNNNNNNNNNNNNNNNNNNNNNNNNNNNNNNNNNNNNNNNNNNNNNNNNNNNNNNNNNNNNNNNNNNNNNNNNNNNNNNNNNNNNNNNNNNNNNNNNNNNNNNNNNNNNNNNNNNNNNNNNNNNNNNNNNNNNNNNNNNNNNNNNNNNNNNNNNNNNNNNNNNNNNNNNNNNNNNNNNNNNNNNNNNNNNNNNNNNNNNNNNNNNNNNNNNNNNNNNNNNNNNNNNNNNNNNNNNNNNNNNNNNNNNNNNNNNNNNNNNNNNNNNNNNNNNNNNGCTTGGTTCGAAAAAGCGAGAGTTTTTGTCGCCATGGCGCTAAGGCGCCCAAGGCGATGCCCTCAACGCTTAGGGACACCCTTGCCAGGCGAGGTACATAGATCCCTAGCTTTTCTCGCTTTTTCCTCGCTTTTGCAATATCCATAGAGCGCTAAAAGCGGCGTTTAGTTGTGCCTACACAAAAAAAGAAGATTTGCTTAAAAATGTACACTTAACAAAACGGTTTTGTCAGAATATTTAGTATATCTAAAAGTATATACTCTTCCCACGTATTAGGCGTGTAGAGGAGGGTATCCACAACCCCACTAACCTAGGATGCAATCCCACTAACCCTAATGTCTTCTCCTATATAAGAACCATACAAACCTGAAAGTAAAACTCATTAGCTTTTCCTCTCTACAACTTACGGCAGTAGCTTATCATTTGCAAGGAAGATGGTAGCTTCTGGAAGGATTTGGAATTGGAGTATGAGAAGAGTGGTTCTGAATCTGAGTAGAGATTCTACTTGGATTGGTGTTTTTATTTGCTTTTGATTTGGTGTTTTATTTGCTTTTGAATTTGGTGTTTGCATTTGGTATTTTCAGTGTTTTGCTATTTGAACCTTTCTGTTTTATTATATGAAGTTGTTGTTTTTTATTTCTTACTTGTCTTTTTTAAGTTTTACGTAATATACTAATATATATATAAAAAAGTGGTTTTGCAGGTTACCTTGTTCTGTTGCAGGTAGACAAAGCGCTCGCTTTGTACCACCATGGCGCTAGGCGCTAAGCTCCCACCTCCTCGCTTCTTGTCGCCACCCGCAATTTCGAACCAAGTTGACAGGGTAAAGCCACTAAACCCCCTTTTCTTTAGCCTGCTGATTCTGATTTTGATGCACTCTGTAGTTAACTTCGTTGTTAATTAATACATTCGAAGTGAAGATGGCAATTAATTACTAATTGTTTGTAGGAACTCAATTCCGAGGCTGATGCTCAAGCTAACCATGCGATCAATCTGGCAGGTGAGTTATTTAATTTGTGAGCTTAAAAGGATATATGGATTCCAGTTTCTTTTTCTTATTATAATAAATGAATCTTAACGAGGTTTTGTGTTTTCTTTTCTTGTGAACTCGATGCGTATCTAGAGAATGAAACGGAAGAGATTGCAGGCGGCTTTAGAAGACGGATATACTAATATCCAAGTGGAGTAATATGCATCTTCCTGTTTTCTTGTTTTTGGGATCATGTCTTTTTAGCATGTTATGTGTTAACATAAACATGAACACGATGATGAACATGCTCTTCTCTCTCTTTTGCTTTGTCCCACGGCAATTTGACTTCCCAAGAACATGTCTATGTCGTCTACCACTTCTTATTCTATTCAATAGTTTTCCATTTAATACTGTTTTCTTATCGTTCTTTAAAATATTCATTATAGTCAATAGACTGCACATGTAAGGGTTATTTAGTTATATTAGTATTGATATATTTCAGTGGGAAGTGAAACTGTTAAAACCAAACTGAGATTTATCAACTTGAAAAATAAAAGCCAAACGCAAGAAGATAGTTTATAAAGGCAAAGCAAAGCTAACTTTCTACAATTTAGTGCACAAACTATTTACACCCTTGTCTGATTGTTTGTCATCTGTGTATCTTTAAGCATTAACAAGTGTAAAAAATAACAAAAGGGTTGAATCATCTCTCACAGTTGGGACGATCTTCCACCGTTACTAGTTACCCCAGATCTTGGCTGCCTTAAAAACTCAATCAAAGCCTCAGCCTTTTGCTTTGCTCGACTAGTCCCCGCCTGAGTAAGCGCCACAAGCGGAGGAATCGCTCCTTCCCTAGCCACCATGGTTCGATAGACCACACTCTCCTCACAGAGCTGAAGCAGTATGGACGCAGCTATCTCTTTCTGTCTCTGCGTTCCGGCCTCCACGATCTCCACCAGCACCGGAATCCCTCCTTCCTCCACGAGCGCCGGCTTAGACTCCGGCACCGACATCAGCAGGCTCATCACGAAGGCCGATTTGTCCACCATGTTGGAACCGAAGTCAGCCATCAATTCCACCAGCGGCTTCATGATTCCCGCCTGCACGGCTCTGAGTTTGTTCTCCTTAGCAGAGCAGAGCGAGTAGAGAGCCGTCGACGCGTCCTTCTTGGCCCTGAATCCTCCGGTTTCCAGAAGGCTCACGAGGAGAGGAATCGCTCCGGATCTCCCGATCGCGACCTTGTTGTCCTCCACCTGAGATAGCCGGAGCAAAGCGCAGGCGGCGTTCTCCTTGGCAGTCGGAGTTCCCATCTTCAACGCTCTGACGAGCGGCTTGATGGCGCCGGAGGAAGCGATGAGGTCTTTGTTCTCGTCGCAGAGGGAGAGATTCAGGATCGCGGTGACTCCGTACTCCTGGAGCTGAGGATCGGAAGACGAGATCAGGGAGATGAGCGGCTTGACGGCTCCGGCCTTGGCGATTTTGATGCGATTCTCGGGCTTGTTCTTGGACAGGAGCCTGATCTCCATGGCGGCTTGCTTCTGCTCGTCCACGGAGCAGGAGGAGTCGAGATGAGCGACCAGGTGACGGATGAGGTCGTCGGAGTTTTCGGAGGCGCAGGAGAGGAGGAGGCGGCGGCTCTCGGAGGAGGCGGAGGGGAACTCGCCGGATCTGTCGCTGTTGCAGTCGCTGAAAGCGGAGGAGTGGTCGTTGACACTCAAATTGCTGAAATTGCGACCCAAGTAGGTGAAACCGGCGCTGTTATCCGACTCCATGGATGCAGGGAAGGAGAGAGAGAGAGAGAGAGAGAATCTGTGATTCGTTTTGAAAGCAACAAAAACGTGGATGGTTACTTTACTTTTAGGGCTAGAGAGAGAGAGAGAGAGTGTTTGTCAGGAATATTTGTTTTTGGATGAATGAGGGAGAGACAGAAAGCGCAACAACAATAATACATTTTTTTAATTAAAATTAATAAATGTTTGGGCCTTTTCTCTTATATCTGAAAGATGGCCCATTATAAGTGGGCTATCATTTGAATAAAAAACGTGGGCCACACTACTCATGTTAGTAGTCAAAGACAGTTAAATTGGATAGACGTGCGAGTGATCAGATCCTTTCTCCGATTGATTATCTCTCTCCTCCTCCTGGAAACAAGCCAAGCCAAGGTATGCCTTCTCTCTCTCTCTCTCTCTGCAATGAGATCGGTTTTTATGCCGGAAGTCAAAACGTATCGTCGTATTGTTGAATACTTCTTAGATCTATTTTGCCTTTTTTTTTCACGCTTGTTGTCCGAGTTATGGATTGCTACTAGATGGATTTAACACATGATCTGCTTTGATTTAACGGATCAATCATGGTTCTCCTACCAAATCTCAAAACCAACACTTTGATACAGGAGTCTTCCTTTGTTAGTTACTTGCTGTAGTATTTCTCGTTAAGATCTCCCGCCAAATAGTGATCAGTTAGTTGGATCACCTATCTATTAATTAGCTTGTGTCAAAAAAAATAAAAAAGGTTCAGAAGTTCTATCTTTGTGTTGATCCAAAAACTTCATTTAATTGACTGACCTTTTACCCTACATTACAAGACTTTTTTTTTTGTGTATGATAAAAGAGAGATGGAATCGAGCAGAGGAGGAGGTCAAGGTGGGATCCAGCAGTTGCTTGCTGCTGAACAGGAAGCTCAACACATTGTCAATGCTGCCAGGACCGGTAATTTCTCTTATTTTTCTACTTTCTTAGTTTCCCCCCCGCATGCTTGCAATCTGAATCTATACATAAATACAAATGACCTTGTGGCCGAAAATTATCCAAACTTGTATATTTATAAATGATAAACACTTGTTGAGGATAATGCATAGTGTCCAATTTGCCTTGCTGGAGCTTTGATTATATATGTTTGGAGTTTGATTTGTGATCTTGTGTTGCAGCAAAGATGGCAAGGCTGAAGCAAGCCAAAGAAGAGGCTGAGAAGGAGATTGCCGAATACAAGGCTAAAACTGAGCAAGACTTCCAGAGGAAACTTGAGGAGGTAACACATCAGAGACAATCTAGTGTCCCCTTTTCTTCTTCTTCTTTCTAAATAATTTGCTCCTCATAGACAAGTGGAGACTCGGGTGCGAATGTGAAGAGGCTGGAGCAAGAGACTGATGCCAAAATCGAGCAGCTCAAGAACGAAGCTTCCAGGATTTCCAATGATGTTGTGGAGATGCTCCTCAAACACGTCACCACTGTCAAGAACTGAGTGTGATTTATCACCAAGTCGCTTTTGAACTGAGATGGATTTCAGTCAGACACTCAAATCTCATATTAAATTTGTTGCTACGAGTTATTTATTATCTGCTCTCTTTTTCGTTCTTGTAATATCTCTTTGTTGTTGTATTCATAATAATGTCTTTGGGGGTTGTAATAAAATTGAGAACAAAAGACCTCGTTTATTTTATTTTGAATTGTGTTAGTAAAAAAAAAACAAATCTCCTTTTTTGGGCTTTATTGTCTGTCTTACAACTCTCCTGAGCAACGAGCACATATAAGAGCAAACAGTGATAAAACTGAAGAAGATGGTCTGCTCTGCTCATAAACATAACAGACACATCTATAAGCGATATGAAACAGACAACACAAGGTCAGGACACAGTACACAGTCCATGCACGAAAGAACATGTTTAAATGTATTATTCTGGAAACTAAACTACTACATCATAATGGTTTTACATGATAGCGAGTTCAATCATCAGAAGGATACATGAGTTTAATAATGTAAAAGCATATCCAAAGGTGAACAAATACATGAATTATGACCCACTTAATGTTAGCTGAAACTTTGTGGTTAACAAGACCAAACCGAAAATCAAAGCCTCTTTTGTAGTATTTTCCCTTAACCAATACTTGTGTCAAATGAGATTAATCAAAGCCTCTTATATATTTGGTATGTTAAGCCAACAATATATATTCAACATTGCAAAGCTCGGTTGTGGTTGTGTTCTTTGACCAGCTAATCAACCTATTTGTAAAATATGCAATTGTTGGTTTAACTACAGCTATTATATATATATATATAACTCACACTCTTGTTTATTTCTCTGCTTTTTGTAATTTCTCTCTCACTACTACTCTCTTGTTGTTGTATTCATATCTTGTTTGTTGTTGTTGGATGCGAGGCTTGAGACGTTATGTAACCAAATACACGAAACAATAAATGCTTTGAGTCTGTTGCAAGAAATCTTCTCTTTTGAGAAAACATGTCTTTCTCCTAACGGTTTGCTACTTTAGTTTAGTAAAGTTAGATCAATCGTGAAATCTTTTGGCAAACAGTTAGTTTAAGTCTGTCTGTGTCAAAGTCATGGGCTTGGTTGTCCAGCCTAAAAGCCATAGTTAATGAGCCATGGAGGTGTTATATATCGGGCGTTATGGAAAAGCCCATATTCCACCACTATTTGCTAGGGTTTCTCCTCGTCACCGCCGGTGACTAGGGCTGGGACTTCGGATATTCGGTTCGGGTTCGGATAAGATCCGATCGGGTCCGGATTTTTCGGATAAATGAATTCTATACCCAATGGGTACTTAGTAAATCGGGTTTCGGATCGGGGTACTACCGGTTTCGGGTCGGTTCCGGGTACCCGTTTCTTATGTGAATTATATAAATATTTACAAAATAAAATAATTATATACCAGTTTTTTATTTATTTATTTTATTTTTTAAAAAAAAGTTAATAGAAATCGTATATATATTAGTAATATGTATTAAATACAACGAAGTTGAACTAGTCTAGTGGTATTGCAGTTGTTGCTTTGCCTATCCAACCCGGGTTCAACCCTCGAAAGATACAAATCTATGTTTTTTAAGCATAGAATTCGGGTTAAACGGGTACCCGTTCGGTTTCGGGTAAAAACCGGAACCGAACCGATACCCATGGATAATTAACACTAATACCCATCGGATAAATTGCCTAGAACCGGAACCGAACCGGTCCATTTTGGGTCGGTTCCGGTTCGGGTATTCGGTTATGGATAAAAATCCCAGGCCTACCGGTGACACCTACTTTAAATATGAATCATCTCTCTCCTCCAATTTAGACTTCTCTCTATCTCTCTTCAGTTTTTTTGGTCCATCTTCATTATTTTTCCTATCTAGAGGTTTGATTTCTGTGTGAGAAAGTACAATGAGAATAGATCAGATGATGAGATAATAACTGCAACAATATGATCTTCATGAGTCTTGGTATTTAAGTCTCTAATAAGTCTCTGATGTTCAGTATTTTTCTTTTAATACAATGTTATCTTCGTTTTCAAAATTTGTATTGGTTTTGATTTTTGAGGATAAAAGAAAGAAGAGATATGATGAGCAACTAAATTGGTCCGTGTTTCAGATTAACCGTGACCGAAAACTTTCTTAACCAAACTCTGATCTCTAGCTAACATCTATCTTCCTTTTAAACAATAATTTGATTTTATTTATTTATCTTGCTTGGTTCCTGCGGTGATGATTTTATGAAATATTCATATTTCTGAGCAGAAGACTAGTGTTTTTCCAAGCCTCGTAGAAAGTTTTCAACCGTTGAAGAAATTGGACAAGAACAATTACGAGTTAATCACTTTAAGAACATGATAATTGCCGCGTCAGAAAGAAGAAGAAACAAAACTTAATATTGCTGAGTTGTATCATCTTGAAAGTCTAATAAAATTATCTAATACGTAATTGCTTGAAGTACGAGCCAATCACTTTAAGAACGTGACAATTGCATTTGTTTGATAAAGTTTTCAATAAAGATCAGAGTATTTTTTTTGTCTTTTATGTTAAATTATAATGTGTCAACAAAGATTTACAAATCTCCAAAGATGATCAAGAGCCCGTTTGTTAAGAGTCTAAGACCATAGCGGAACAACTAAAAAATACCCTATGGACGGTTGTGGTCGTTTATGGATCCAAAATGCTGTCCTGTCTTCAAAGCAGCCACTGATATGATGGTATAATTAGGGGTTCCAAATATTTCTTGAATAACAAGGCACCTGCGTGTATAACATTTTAACAGGGTTTAATTGTTATGAAACTCAAACTACATTTAATTTGTTTGATATCAAGTATTCTTTCTTTTTGGGAAAATTGGAAAAATGCAAAATATAACCAGATCCTTCAAAACATTATTAGGTTTCTTGCTTAACAAGCTACGTGTGATTCATGATATCTTGTGATAAACATGATAAGTAACACAGAATGTGAACAAATTTTACTGAACAGGTTTTATATAACATTTCTTTAAGTCTAGTTTAAACCTGCTTTTAGACACTTGCATATTACAAATCTAAAAGTGTACAAGTATAACTAATTAGGACATCTCCAATGGTACACAGAAATTCGCTCTATATTTCACTCTAAAACAGAGTAACTCTATTAGACTATACACAATAAGGTTGTTGAAACATGTATTCAACTGTTGAATATGGTGCAGTGGGTTTGTTGAATTTTGAGAGAAACCAACGTGGATTAAACACATTTGAATTTTTTTTCTTCTAGTGGGTCTGCTTTGACACGTGGCGTATTCTAAATGGTGGAAATGTTAGACGCTTGCTGACACACACATACAAATATTTGTATTTAATAAAAAAACAAATAATAATTCTAGATAATATGCAAGTGTCGGACTTTTAGTGGCTGTCTAGGTTTTCTGATTTTTTTATATCCAACCAATAATTAGAACTTATTCATAAAACATTTTCTAAAAAATAAAATTAAATCAAAATTTTTTATTTTTTATAATCTATAAATAGAGACTAATTTCGTTTCATTTGGATAAAGAAAAAAAAGTCATTTTTCATCAATAATCATTTATTTTGGTGTTTTAAACTTTTTTTGTTAAATAGATCATAATAATAATGTTTTTTAACACTTAGAATTTTTCTAATTTTTCTTTTAGTTTCCCAAATCCCAAAAATTATCGATTACAATTAAAATATATTAATAATTAGTTATTATATTGTAAAAGATAAAAAAATATGAATTGAAAATGGTGGGATAGAGTGTTGAATTTTATTAAACAAAACTATTGTAGAGGTTAAAAAAAAAGTAGATGTTGAATAATTAGGTGGAAGAAAGAGAAGATGATGTGGAGTGTTATTAGGGTGTTGAATGTAGTAAACCATTAATGTATATAGTCTTATAGAGTTGAATTTGCTCCAATGATTCACTCTATAATAGAGTTACTATATAATATAGTGAAATATAGAGTAATGTTGCTTTTTCATTCTATATTTGGAATAAAAAAAAATACTCTATATTTCACTCTATTATAGAGTAATCTATACTAATAAAAGTGACCTTTTGAGGCTCCGCAGAGCGTCCACATCAGCGAAAAAAAACTTCTTCCGAAAGATGACACGTGACATAAAATTTAGTTTTACATTTTAATATTACTAATTTTCGAAAATTATAAATAATATGTAATAATAAAAGGGACCTTTTGAGGCTCCGCAAAGCGTCAACATCAGCGAAAAAAATCTATACTAATAAAAGGGACCTTTTGAGGCTCCGCAAAGCGTCAACATCAGCGAAAAAAATCTATACTAATAAAAGGGACCTTTTGAGGCTCCGCAAAGCGTCAACATCAGCGAAAAAAATCTATACTAATAAAAGGGACCTTTTGAGGCTCCGCAAAGCGTCAACATCAGCGAAAAAAATCTATACTAATAAAAGGGACCTTTTGAGGCTCCGCAAAGCGTCAACATCAGCGAAAAAAATCTATACTAATAAAAGGGACCTTTTGAGGCTCCGCAAAGCGTCAACATCAGCGAAAAAAATCTATACTAATAAAAGGGACCTTTTGAGGCTCCGCAAAGCGTCAACATCAGCGAAAAAAATCTATACTAATAAAAGGGACCTTTTGAGGCTCCGCAGAGCGTCCACATCAGCGAAAAAAACTTCTCCCGAAAGATGACACGTGGCATAAAATATAGTTTTACATTTTAATATTACTAATTTTTGAAAATTATAAATAATATGTAAACATATACTGACATCACAAATTCAAACATCACAAAAAATATTTACATAAACATTATAATACAATAATTTAATCAAAAAATACAATTCAAAAAAACAATATTCAAAAGAATAGTTATATACTTAATATTTGAAAATCAAAGATATTTTTGTGACACGTGACATAAAATATAGTTTTACATTTTAATATTACTAATTTTCGAAAATTATAAATAATATGTAAACATACAGCATAAAAACTAGAAAAACTACATTAAACATATGTAAAATTATCATTTTTCACTTAAAAAAAAGACGGCTTATCTCCATAATGTAATATTATCATTTTATAAAAAAATGATAATTACATTAAGATTTAAAAATATATCTTAAAATTTAAAATATAGATNNNNNNNNNNNNNNNNNNNNNNNNNNNNNNNNNNNNNNNNNNNNNNNNNNNNNNNNNNNNNNNNNNNNNNNNNNNNNNNNNN
The DNA window shown above is from Brassica oleracea var. oleracea cultivar TO1000 chromosome C3, BOL, whole genome shotgun sequence and carries:
- the LOC106330106 gene encoding uncharacterized protein LOC106330106 yields the protein MRKATKRKHRGPLDKFVMSTPPDILKGRKDRKGVFGACDKDLRDKVCGAIARWFFDAGLPFNAVSHDSFKEMTKLIGQYGMGLKPPSQYELRFPLLQTEVANVQALLAPNREEWAVKGCSIMSDGWRDSVVQKDIVNFLVNSPKGSVFIRSKEVSEVVKDATMLFKLLDDMVEEVGEKNVVQVVTDNASNYVKAGKLLEAKRPHLFWTPCAAHCLDLMLEDIGKIAAVKTAMKKCMFINAYIYCRVSLVNMMRRFTDQRNLHRPAVTRFATSFITMTQFHLQQANLKKMVTSEEWEKSKWPKEAGARKLKQYILQEGFWRNIAYALKLTSPLVKVLRMVDGEKKPPMGYIYAAMDRAKETIAKSFKLKKVKYEKVFEMIDRRWDCQLHQPLHAAGYFLNPAVHYAHPADVCCEEVERGLYSCITKLVRDPIVQDKIMVELEVFKNASGLFGLPMAIRQREIKSPGN
- the LOC106331502 gene encoding U-box domain-containing protein 4-like — protein: MESDNSAGFTYLGRNFSNLSVNDHSSAFSDCNSDRSGEFPSASSESRRLLLSCASENSDDLIRHLVAHLDSSCSVDEQKQAAMEIRLLSKNKPENRIKIAKAGAVKPLISLISSSDPQLQEYGVTAILNLSLCDENKDLIASSGAIKPLVRALKMGTPTAKENAACALLRLSQVEDNKVAIGRSGAIPLLVSLLETGGFRAKKDASTALYSLCSAKENKLRAVQAGIMKPLVELMADFGSNMVDKSAFVMSLLMSVPESKPALVEEGGIPVLVEIVEAGTQRQKEIAASILLQLCEESVVYRTMVAREGAIPPLVALTQAGTSRAKQKAEALIEFLRQPRSGVTSNGGRSSQL
- the LOC106331569 gene encoding V-type proton ATPase subunit G1-like, which produces MESSRGGGQGGIQQLLAAEQEAQHIVNAARTAKMARLKQAKEEAEKEIAEYKAKTEQDFQRKLEETSGDSGANVKRLEQETDAKIEQLKNEASRISNDVVEMLLKHVTTVKN